In one Bacillus thuringiensis genomic region, the following are encoded:
- the yfmH gene encoding EF-P 5-aminopentanol modification-associated protein YfmH produces the protein MEKIVYEQLKETLYYEKLPNGLDVYVLPKQGFNKTFATFTTKYGSVDNTFIPLGKEEMIRVPDGIAHFLEHKLFEKEDHDAFQLFSKQGASANAFTSFTRTAYLFSCTSNVEQNLNTLLNFVQEPYFSEKTVEKEKGIIGQEIQMYQDNPDWRLYFGLIDSLFVKHPIKIDIAGTIESISKITKDLLYECYETFYHPSNMLMFVVGAIDPEKTMDLIRENQAKKDYKNQPEIVRSFEEEPDEVNEKKKIISMPVQTPKCLVGIKATNLKEKGEALLKQEIALTLLLDYLFGKSSVHYESLYNEGLIDDSFSYDYTEENNFGFAMVGGDTKQPDELEERLKGILLNTNYDQLDEAALERVKKKKIGGFLRSLNSPEYIANQFTRYAFNESSLFDALTVLESLTVQDLQEVAQLLLSEEKMSVCQVLPKK, from the coding sequence ATGGAGAAAATTGTTTATGAACAATTAAAAGAAACACTCTATTATGAAAAACTTCCTAATGGATTAGATGTATATGTTTTACCGAAACAAGGATTTAATAAAACATTTGCGACGTTTACGACGAAATATGGTTCTGTAGATAATACATTTATACCATTAGGGAAAGAAGAAATGATTCGTGTGCCTGATGGAATTGCACATTTTCTTGAGCATAAATTATTTGAAAAAGAAGATCACGATGCTTTCCAATTGTTTAGTAAACAAGGGGCATCGGCAAATGCTTTCACATCTTTCACAAGAACAGCTTACCTTTTTTCATGTACATCAAATGTAGAACAAAATTTAAATACATTGTTAAACTTTGTACAAGAGCCTTACTTCTCTGAAAAAACCGTTGAAAAAGAGAAGGGTATTATTGGGCAAGAAATTCAAATGTATCAAGATAATCCAGATTGGCGCTTATATTTTGGATTAATTGATAGCTTGTTTGTAAAGCACCCGATTAAAATTGATATTGCAGGGACGATTGAGTCTATTAGTAAAATTACGAAAGACCTACTATATGAATGTTATGAAACGTTTTATCATCCAAGCAATATGCTAATGTTTGTTGTAGGTGCAATTGATCCAGAAAAAACGATGGATTTGATACGTGAAAATCAAGCGAAGAAAGATTATAAAAACCAACCAGAAATAGTACGTTCATTCGAAGAAGAACCAGATGAGGTAAATGAAAAGAAGAAAATTATTTCAATGCCTGTACAAACTCCGAAATGTTTAGTTGGTATTAAAGCGACAAACTTAAAAGAAAAAGGGGAAGCTCTTTTAAAACAAGAAATTGCGCTTACGTTACTTTTAGATTATTTATTTGGGAAAAGCTCCGTTCATTACGAATCTTTATATAACGAAGGGCTCATTGATGATTCGTTCTCGTATGATTATACAGAAGAGAATAACTTCGGTTTTGCAATGGTTGGTGGCGATACGAAGCAACCTGATGAGCTGGAAGAGCGTTTGAAAGGTATTTTATTAAACACAAATTATGATCAATTAGATGAGGCGGCATTAGAACGAGTGAAGAAAAAGAAAATAGGTGGCTTTTTACGTTCCTTGAATTCACCGGAATATATTGCAAATCAATTTACACGATATGCGTTTAATGAATCGAGTCTGTTTGATGCATTGACTGTATTAGAAAGTCTAACGGTTCAAGATTTACAAGAAGTAGCTCAATTACTATTATCAGAAGAGAAAATGAGTGTTTGCCAAGTTTTACCTAAAAAATAA
- the yfmF gene encoding EF-P 5-aminopentanol modification-associated protein YfmF — MKLMEQQLHELGGLRVHIIPTDKYKTNTFVFRFKAPLNEETVTERALLPYVLQSATEKLPSVIRLRQYLEELYGSSLAVDVSKKGEDHIISIYVDIANEVYLHDAPPLFEKALSMLSDIVLHPATEENGFLSSIVESEKRALLQRIEATYDDKMRYANERLIEEMCKVEPYRLSANGKKESVTSITNESLYQYYQKVLAEDEMDLYIIGDISENAVDLVSKYFSISARPVRERNVLLHRRNNEEKEVVEKQELKQSKLHIGYRTFVTYKDEDYFALQLFNGLFGGFSHSKLFVNVREKNSLAYYAASRFESHKGLLFVMSGIEAKNYEKAVEIIKEQMLAMQNGEFSEEEIHQTKSVIQNQILEAIDTPRGFVEMLYHGIISDRTRPVEEWLTGIESVTKQEIVKVAKNIELDTIYFLQGTEGE; from the coding sequence ATGAAACTAATGGAACAACAACTACATGAGTTAGGTGGTTTGCGCGTACATATTATTCCGACTGATAAATATAAAACGAATACCTTTGTATTTCGTTTTAAAGCGCCTTTAAATGAGGAGACGGTGACAGAGCGTGCCCTATTGCCATACGTATTGCAAAGTGCGACAGAAAAATTACCTTCTGTAATTCGTCTTCGTCAATATTTAGAAGAATTATACGGATCTTCTTTAGCGGTAGATGTAAGTAAAAAAGGGGAAGACCATATTATCTCCATTTATGTAGACATTGCAAATGAAGTTTATTTACATGATGCACCACCGTTATTTGAAAAAGCGCTTTCTATGTTGTCAGATATTGTGTTACATCCAGCAACGGAGGAGAACGGTTTCCTATCTTCTATCGTAGAAAGTGAAAAAAGAGCACTGTTACAGAGAATTGAAGCTACTTATGATGATAAAATGCGTTATGCAAACGAGCGTTTAATTGAAGAAATGTGCAAAGTAGAACCGTATCGTTTAAGTGCAAATGGAAAAAAAGAGAGTGTTACGTCTATTACAAATGAAAGTCTGTATCAATATTATCAAAAGGTGCTAGCGGAAGATGAAATGGATTTATATATTATTGGTGATATTTCAGAAAACGCCGTTGATCTTGTAAGTAAGTATTTTTCTATTTCAGCTCGTCCAGTGAGAGAAAGAAATGTACTCCTTCATAGACGAAATAATGAAGAAAAAGAAGTTGTTGAAAAACAAGAATTAAAACAAAGTAAATTACACATCGGTTATCGTACATTTGTCACATATAAAGATGAAGATTATTTTGCATTGCAATTGTTCAATGGATTGTTTGGTGGCTTTTCTCATTCGAAGTTATTCGTAAATGTGCGTGAAAAAAATAGTTTAGCGTACTATGCAGCATCGCGCTTTGAAAGTCATAAAGGTTTATTATTTGTTATGTCAGGAATCGAAGCGAAAAATTATGAAAAAGCAGTTGAGATTATTAAAGAACAAATGCTTGCGATGCAAAACGGAGAGTTTTCTGAAGAAGAAATACATCAAACAAAAAGTGTCATCCAAAATCAAATATTAGAGGCAATTGATACACCACGTGGTTTTGTAGAAATGCTATATCATGGTATTATTTCAGATCGTACACGTCCAGTTGAAGAATGGCTTACCGGTATAGAAAGTGTGACAAAACAAGAAATTGTAAAAGTTGCTAAAAATATTGAACTAGATACAATTTACTTTTTACAAGGAACGGAGGGAGAGTAA
- a CDS encoding ABC transporter permease — protein MSFLDILAILVTGTLYTSAPIIFTALGGVFSERSGVVNIGLEGLMLFGAFIGVVTNLLMGDTWGTMTPWIALLFAAIGSGLFALLHAVASITFRADQVVSGVAINFLSLGLTVFAIKKIFDKGQTDFIQYRIEKIDIPGLSDIPVLGKIFFSNVPITSYIAIILAFVVWYVIYKTPFGLRLRAVGEHPMAADTMGINVYKMRYIGVCISGVFAGIGGAIFAMSISNNFSGATITGQGFLALAAMIFGKWNPLGALGAALFFGFAQSLSVTGGTIPVLDQIPSVLLTILPYVFTILALVGFVGRSEAPKALGTPYEKGKR, from the coding sequence ATGAGCTTTTTAGATATATTAGCCATTCTTGTGACGGGTACGTTATATACATCGGCACCTATCATTTTCACAGCACTAGGTGGTGTATTTAGCGAACGATCGGGTGTTGTAAATATCGGATTAGAAGGACTAATGCTATTTGGTGCATTTATTGGAGTTGTTACAAACTTATTGATGGGTGATACTTGGGGAACGATGACTCCGTGGATTGCGTTATTATTTGCGGCAATTGGTAGTGGTTTGTTTGCATTACTTCATGCGGTAGCTTCTATTACATTCCGAGCAGATCAAGTTGTAAGTGGTGTAGCAATTAACTTCTTATCTCTTGGATTAACGGTATTTGCAATTAAGAAGATTTTTGATAAAGGACAGACTGACTTTATTCAGTACCGTATTGAAAAGATTGATATTCCAGGCCTTTCAGATATTCCGGTTTTAGGGAAAATATTCTTCTCTAACGTACCAATAACGTCGTATATTGCCATTATTTTAGCATTCGTTGTTTGGTATGTTATTTATAAAACACCGTTCGGTCTTCGTCTTCGTGCGGTTGGTGAGCATCCAATGGCAGCGGATACGATGGGGATTAACGTATATAAAATGCGCTATATTGGCGTTTGTATATCAGGGGTGTTTGCTGGAATTGGTGGAGCAATTTTTGCGATGTCAATTTCTAATAACTTCTCAGGGGCAACTATTACAGGACAAGGTTTCTTAGCATTAGCTGCTATGATTTTTGGAAAGTGGAATCCACTAGGTGCATTAGGTGCAGCGTTATTCTTTGGTTTTGCACAATCATTAAGTGTAACAGGTGGAACAATTCCTGTATTAGATCAAATTCCGAGTGTTTTATTAACAATATTACCGTATGTATTCACAATATTAGCACTCGTTGGTTTTGTAGGTCGTTCTGAAGCTCCGAAAGCATTAGGAACTCCTTATGAAAAAGGAAAACGATAA
- a CDS encoding ABC transporter permease has translation MAKKLLTERTINILVPVLSVIFGLLVGAIVMLVSGYDPIVGYSALWTGMFGSASAIGETLRTMIPLILAGLSVAFAFRTGLFNIGVEGQLLVGWLAAVWFGYAVSLPAVLHMPLSILFAALVGGIWGFIPGYLKGKFQVNEVIVTIMMNYIALYVTYDIIKRFLHEGNDKTYDIKESASLSSDWLASITDGSRLHWGIIVAILIAILMWFLLDRTTLGYELKSVGFNQHASQYAGMKVSRNVVFSMTIAGAFAGIGGAMEGLGTFQSMTAMSSFTGVGFDGIAVALLGGNNPFGIILSALLFGGLKSASPQMNFEADVPSELINVIIACIIFFVACSYVLRWALTRMSKEGK, from the coding sequence ATGGCTAAAAAGCTTTTAACAGAACGAACGATAAATATTTTAGTCCCAGTACTATCCGTTATTTTCGGCTTACTTGTAGGAGCGATTGTAATGCTAGTTAGTGGCTATGATCCAATTGTTGGTTATAGTGCACTTTGGACAGGAATGTTCGGCAGCGCAAGTGCGATTGGTGAAACTCTCCGTACAATGATACCGCTTATTCTTGCTGGCTTATCGGTGGCGTTTGCATTTCGTACAGGCTTATTTAATATCGGGGTAGAGGGTCAATTGTTGGTTGGTTGGCTTGCAGCAGTTTGGTTCGGTTATGCAGTTTCGCTACCAGCTGTTCTTCACATGCCGTTATCAATTTTATTTGCAGCATTAGTAGGTGGAATTTGGGGTTTCATCCCTGGATATTTAAAGGGGAAATTTCAAGTTAATGAAGTTATTGTAACAATTATGATGAACTATATTGCTTTATACGTAACATATGACATTATTAAGCGTTTCTTACACGAGGGTAATGATAAAACGTATGACATTAAAGAGAGTGCGTCACTATCTTCAGACTGGCTTGCTTCTATTACTGATGGTTCACGTCTACACTGGGGAATTATTGTAGCAATTTTAATCGCTATTTTAATGTGGTTCTTATTAGATCGAACAACTTTAGGTTACGAATTAAAGTCGGTAGGATTTAATCAGCATGCCTCTCAATATGCAGGTATGAAAGTTTCTCGTAATGTAGTATTCTCCATGACAATTGCTGGTGCATTTGCGGGGATTGGTGGAGCGATGGAAGGATTAGGGACATTCCAGAGTATGACAGCGATGTCTTCGTTTACAGGAGTAGGGTTTGATGGGATTGCCGTAGCATTACTTGGAGGGAATAATCCGTTTGGTATAATCCTTTCAGCTTTATTATTTGGTGGTTTGAAAAGTGCTTCCCCTCAAATGAACTTTGAGGCAGATGTACCGTCAGAGCTTATTAATGTAATTATTGCATGTATCATCTTCTTTGTTGCATGTAGTTATGTGTTAAGATGGGCGCTTACACGCATGAGCAAGGAGGGGAAATAA
- a CDS encoding ABC transporter ATP-binding protein has translation MEYVIEMNNITKVFPGIVANDDITLQVKQGEIHALLGENGAGKSTLMNVLFGLYQPEQGEIKIKGKPVKITNPNIANDLGIGMVHQHFMLVHNFTVTENIILGNEPKKKGKIAVEEAAKEIQKLSEQYGLAVNPYAKIQDISVGMQQRVEILKTLYRGAEILIFDEPTAVLTPQEIHELIQIMKKLVQEGKSIVLITHKLKEIMEVCDRCTIIRKGKGIGTVDVANTDENKLAELMVGRQVNFKTEKIDAKPKEEVLSIANLVVHDARQLPAVKGLDLTVRAGEIVGIAGIDGNGQSELIEAITGLRKVESGSIAIKGKEITNWPVRRITEEGIGHIPEDRHKHGLVLDFSVRDNIVLQTYYKNPFSKKGILNFSKITEKAKALIEQFDVRTPSEQTLARALSGGNQQKAIIAREVDRDPDLLIAAQPTRGLDVGAIEFIHKRLIEQRDKGKGVLLLSLELDEILNVSDRIAVIYEGEIVAIVDAKETNEQQLGLLMAGGTKKEQVGTNG, from the coding sequence ATGGAATACGTAATTGAGATGAATAACATTACGAAAGTATTCCCAGGCATTGTAGCGAATGATGATATTACGCTGCAAGTAAAGCAAGGAGAAATACATGCTTTACTTGGAGAAAATGGTGCAGGGAAATCCACATTGATGAATGTACTATTTGGTTTGTACCAACCAGAGCAGGGTGAAATTAAAATTAAAGGTAAACCTGTAAAAATCACAAATCCGAATATAGCAAATGACCTTGGTATTGGAATGGTCCATCAACACTTTATGCTTGTTCATAATTTTACAGTTACAGAGAATATTATTCTCGGAAATGAACCGAAGAAAAAAGGGAAAATTGCTGTTGAGGAAGCTGCTAAAGAAATTCAAAAATTGTCTGAACAATACGGTTTAGCTGTAAATCCATATGCGAAAATACAGGATATTTCAGTGGGTATGCAACAGCGTGTTGAGATTTTGAAAACTCTTTACCGCGGTGCAGAAATTTTAATATTTGATGAACCGACAGCCGTGTTAACACCACAAGAAATTCATGAGCTAATTCAAATTATGAAAAAGCTTGTACAAGAAGGGAAATCTATTGTTCTTATTACACATAAGTTGAAAGAAATTATGGAAGTTTGCGATCGTTGTACGATTATTCGTAAAGGAAAAGGGATTGGAACGGTTGACGTTGCAAATACGGATGAAAATAAACTTGCAGAATTAATGGTCGGACGTCAAGTGAATTTTAAAACAGAAAAAATAGACGCGAAGCCAAAAGAAGAGGTACTTTCAATTGCAAACCTTGTTGTTCACGATGCACGTCAACTACCTGCTGTAAAAGGCCTTGACTTAACTGTTCGTGCGGGGGAAATTGTTGGGATTGCAGGGATTGATGGAAACGGACAAAGTGAATTAATAGAAGCAATTACTGGTTTACGAAAAGTTGAGTCAGGTTCTATTGCAATTAAAGGAAAAGAAATAACAAATTGGCCTGTTAGAAGAATAACAGAAGAAGGAATTGGTCATATTCCAGAAGATCGTCATAAACACGGACTCGTACTTGATTTTTCTGTTAGAGATAATATAGTTCTTCAAACGTACTATAAAAATCCATTTTCAAAGAAAGGGATTTTAAATTTCAGCAAAATTACAGAAAAAGCAAAGGCTCTTATTGAACAGTTTGATGTACGTACACCTAGTGAGCAAACGTTAGCACGCGCTCTATCTGGGGGGAATCAACAAAAAGCAATTATTGCACGTGAAGTAGACCGAGATCCAGATTTATTAATTGCGGCACAGCCAACACGTGGTTTAGATGTAGGAGCAATTGAATTTATTCATAAGAGATTAATAGAGCAAAGGGATAAAGGAAAAGGTGTATTACTTTTATCATTAGAGTTAGATGAAATCTTAAATGTTAGCGATCGAATTGCTGTTATTTATGAAGGGGAAATTGTAGCAATAGTTGATGCGAAAGAAACGAATGAACAACAGCTTGGATTGTTAATGGCTGGAGGAACAAAGAAGGAGCAGGTGGGTACAAATGGCTAA
- a CDS encoding BMP family lipoprotein: protein MKKKTGLLLSLTLAASTVLGACGNSDKASSDKKEDKDFKVGMVTDVGGVDDKSFNQSSWEGLKKFGKDNGLKEKTNYRYLQSEKEADYIPNLKKFSKDKYDLSFGIGYKLEGAIKEVAKESPKQQFAIVDTVVDAPNVTSITFKDHEGSFLVGAVAAMSTKSNKVGFVGGMKSDLISKFENGFKAGAKAVNPNIEIVSEYAEAFDKPEKGTVLASAMYGQGVDVIYHAAGGTGNGVFTEAKNRKKKGENVWVIGVDRDQHQEGMPENVTLTSMIKRVDVAVEKVAKEAKDGKLKGGKIEAFGLKDDGIGISKTTDNVKKVNPEILTKVEEFEKKITDGEIKVPATDKEYKEYEASLKK, encoded by the coding sequence ATGAAGAAAAAAACAGGTCTTTTATTATCATTAACATTAGCAGCAAGTACGGTGTTAGGTGCATGTGGTAACTCGGATAAGGCGAGCAGTGATAAGAAAGAAGATAAAGACTTCAAAGTTGGTATGGTAACGGATGTTGGGGGCGTTGATGATAAATCATTCAACCAATCTTCTTGGGAAGGTTTGAAAAAGTTTGGTAAAGATAATGGATTAAAGGAAAAGACAAATTATCGTTACCTACAGTCTGAAAAAGAAGCAGATTATATTCCAAACTTAAAGAAATTTTCAAAAGATAAGTATGATTTATCTTTCGGAATCGGTTATAAATTAGAAGGTGCAATTAAAGAAGTTGCAAAAGAATCTCCAAAACAACAATTCGCAATCGTTGATACTGTTGTAGATGCACCGAACGTAACAAGTATTACATTTAAAGATCATGAAGGATCATTCCTTGTAGGTGCGGTAGCAGCTATGTCAACAAAATCGAATAAAGTAGGATTTGTTGGTGGAATGAAAAGTGATTTAATTAGTAAATTCGAAAATGGATTTAAAGCTGGTGCAAAGGCAGTAAATCCAAACATTGAAATCGTATCTGAATATGCGGAAGCATTTGATAAACCTGAAAAAGGTACAGTTCTTGCATCAGCAATGTATGGTCAAGGTGTAGATGTAATTTATCATGCTGCTGGTGGTACAGGTAACGGTGTGTTCACTGAAGCGAAAAACCGTAAGAAAAAAGGTGAAAATGTTTGGGTAATCGGTGTTGACCGTGACCAACATCAAGAAGGTATGCCTGAAAATGTAACATTAACTTCAATGATTAAACGTGTGGATGTAGCTGTAGAAAAAGTAGCTAAAGAAGCAAAAGATGGAAAATTAAAAGGTGGAAAAATTGAAGCGTTTGGTTTAAAAGATGACGGTATTGGTATTTCAAAAACAACTGATAACGTGAAAAAGGTTAACCCTGAAATTTTAACAAAAGTAGAAGAGTTTGAAAAGAAAATTACAGATGGTGAAATTAAAGTACCGGCTACAGATAAAGAGTATAAAGAATATGAAGCTTCTCTAAAAAAATAA
- a CDS encoding GntR family transcriptional regulator: MSVKSDSRHLYLRVIDHIKEKIKDGAYKERQKLPSEFDLAKELGVSRATLREALRILEEENVVIRRHGVGTFVNAKPLFSSGIEQLSSITDMISSVGKTPGTIFLSSSTTTLTEEEKEKFNSEDGFNAVMIERVRTADGEPVVYCIDKLAKEILPDLSGYNEESLLTVIHNNTHKRITYAVAHIEPIGYHPKISPILECEPETALLVLKQMHYDQNDEPILYSINYFRADKFSFHVLRKRM; the protein is encoded by the coding sequence ATGTCAGTAAAATCCGATAGTCGTCACCTATATCTACGGGTGATTGATCACATCAAAGAAAAAATTAAAGATGGGGCTTATAAAGAACGACAAAAGTTACCATCAGAGTTTGATTTAGCGAAAGAACTTGGCGTAAGTAGAGCGACTTTAAGGGAAGCATTGCGTATTTTAGAAGAAGAAAATGTTGTCATTCGTAGACATGGTGTAGGGACATTTGTAAATGCAAAGCCATTATTTTCTTCTGGAATAGAACAACTTTCTAGTATTACAGATATGATTTCTAGTGTGGGGAAAACACCAGGAACAATCTTTTTATCATCATCTACTACAACTTTAACAGAAGAGGAAAAAGAGAAGTTTAATAGTGAAGATGGTTTTAATGCAGTGATGATTGAACGCGTGCGTACAGCAGATGGGGAACCTGTTGTGTATTGTATCGATAAACTTGCAAAAGAAATATTGCCAGATTTATCGGGTTACAATGAGGAATCATTATTAACGGTGATACATAATAACACGCATAAGCGCATAACATATGCGGTTGCTCACATTGAGCCAATTGGCTATCACCCTAAAATCTCACCGATTTTAGAATGTGAGCCTGAAACAGCGCTGCTTGTATTAAAACAAATGCACTACGATCAAAATGATGAGCCAATCTTATATTCTATCAATTACTTTAGAGCTGATAAATTTAGCTTCCACGTATTAAGAAAGCGTATGTAG